In Silene latifolia isolate original U9 population chromosome 3, ASM4854445v1, whole genome shotgun sequence, a single window of DNA contains:
- the LOC141649843 gene encoding auxin-responsive protein SAUR66-like produces the protein MISTKKLIKMAKKWQRIAIASRKRVSWPKPVTDEGHFVVYTTDGTRFMIPLTYLNADIFRELLRMAEEEFGIDASGPITLPCDSSLMEYIISMIQKHVAKDFENALIASLASCRYSSLVEHQQQNNQHLLISSF, from the coding sequence ATGATCAGTACAAAGAAACTCATCAAGATGGCAAAGAAGTGGCAAAGAATAGCAATTGCGAGCAGGAAGAGGGTTTCCTGGCCAAAACCAGTGACTGATGAGGGTCATTTTGTTGTATACACAACTGATGGAACACGCTTCATGATTCCCTTGACGTATCTAAACGCTGATATTTTCAGAGAACTGTTGAGAATGGCAGAGGAAGAATTCGGCATAGATGCTTCCGGGCCAATTACCTTGCCTTGTGATTCAAGTTTGATGGAGTACATCATTTCTATGATCCAAAAGCATGTGGCTAAGGACTTTGAGAATGCATTGATTGCATCTTTGGCGAGCTGTAGATACTCATCATTAGTTGAACATCAACAGCAAAATAATCAACATTTGCTTATTTCTAGTTTCTAA